The genomic DNA tatactaggaTATTGTTTATGAGCTCTGTTTCTCCTTACtatatgtgtgtgtgcgcgcgcgcgggAGAGAGAGATACCTCACTCAATAATCGAATATGCACTTCCATGAAAACGGATTTTTTTCCAATGAAGTGCATCCACGAGCATATACCTGCCATACATACGGTGGAAGAGCTCGAATATCTTGAAGTTGCTTGCAGTCGTCCAAGTACAGCCTAAACAATCCAACAAATTTTCTGATGCATGAAGGAAGGGTAACAATAGGACTACTTGATAGATCTAGAACTCTCAAACTCAACTATTGAGATTTTTTAGGTTCAAAGAATTTTTCCAATGATGACGACCCCTTTCTTGAAGTCGCTTGCGTTCTTCCATGTAAATTTCTAATCCTCTGATGCATGAAGGACGGATAACGAAAGAACTACTTGATAGATCTAGAACTCTCAAACTGATAGGGTAATATGATTCTGTTTGAACACTATTTCGAAGACTCAATAATTGCAATGCCGCAAACACCGTTCGTTTCCCCACAAGTTCAGgttcttcaaaaaatatttcCAATGACAAGCACCCCATAGCATGCACTTCTTCTACATTTGGTGGAAGAAATTGAATTTGTTGAAGTTGCTTGCAATCTTCCATGTAAAGTTTCTTCAATCCAACAAATTTTCTGATGCATGAAGGAAGGGCAACAATATCGCTCTTAGATAGATTTAAAATGGTCAATGTAGAGCAGCAAGCAAATGTCTTCAAGAAATTTGATTCTAATGGAGCATAATTACTATGTTCCAACTCTGGAAGTTTCGAAAATGTTATCCAGGAACAACCATCATCAGAATCGCTTGTATTCGTCGGAGATGACAATTGGTGTAATTCGTCCTCTGATGAAATTTCAGATTCCTTTGTATATACAATAGAGGGCATGGATTGTCCATTATCCTCCACCTTCTTTAGAAACTCAACGACTTTTGAACAACCTCGGAGAGAAAGACACTCTAAATGTTGCAATTGATAAATTTCATCTGAAAGATCCATTAGGTTTGTGCAGCCACCTAGATATAATTCTTTAAGCCCAACGAGGCACCCAATAGATGAAGGCAATTCCTCTGCACCCATATATGTAAAGTTGATTTTCTCTAAATATTCCATTTGACACTCTATTTTAGAAAAGTTCTTAAGACTTAAGCAACCCCAAAGGCAAAGTGATTTGAGAGATCTCAACTTGAGGCTTCTTGGGAAATCCATAAGATTAGAGCAACAAAAAAGATTCAAACAAACAAGCTTATCAAGGAATCCCACAGAATGATCAATCTTAACTAAATTTCCGCAACAAGCAAGATCTAATTTCTGTAAATTTGGAATCCTTGAAACATCATGGATTTCTTTTAGGAATTCACAACCATTAAAATCCAAAATGGTCAGGTTTTGGGAATTCTGTCAAGAAAAACCAAGACAAATTAGTTTGATAGAAGTTTACtacaaaatttaaaccaaaaaaatattaaaaacaagaataatgttattcttCATACCTATTTGACATGACATGGTTTAAGTGACTAATATAGAAAACCACTTAAAACAGGATATGTCAACTAGTGTGAAAAAGGCGTAAAATAACTATATCAACTAGTGTGAAATAGTTATGAAGAGTAGTATTACTCTAAAAACAATAATTGTACCTGGACTCCCTTCAATTCCTTGAGACGACTAAATGGCATTCTTAGAATAGCAAGTTTCTTTCCACaaaaattggatggaaaatatTCTCCAGGATATGTAAGCCAATCAAACACTCTTAACtcattagaaagaaaattagGCTCTCCAGAAAAGCATGCATTattgtttataaacattttgaGACTCTTCATCTTTTTGAAAGCTTTGAGACTCAAGTGTATCGGGTCTCGATTAGGCAAATTTACCAATATGCCCTCAACTTCGTTTGTTCCCTAGCAAGAAATGTATAGTTATCAAACATATTAGCAAGCAACATTGTAACATAAAGTTCTTCATACATTAACAATTGCtagaactatatatatactttatgaAAAGAAACAAGCCTATATTCCATctgactgtttttttttttattttttttatttatatatataattttagatttttagaatgactaatttatttttagaagcATGTTACACatcattgtttaattttttttttttttttttttttgcaaatccaATAGATCtaccattggatttgtggaCTCTTGTGGAtctcacacaaattcaatggtgaactCACCAATTTATTATACGGAGATGTGTGAAAGATgagataaataatgattttttataatttctcttatttttattattggaaTGTCCTAAAGTGGTTAATTAATTTGTCTTTGATACATATTTACATATTACCCCCTTACTTGTTCGTAAGAGAAAAGGCAAGATACtcgtaattattcttcttaattaaAAGCATTCCATTTGTTCAGCTCATTTGTAATATTATTGGTCAAATTTCTTTTATCAGTTATtgtaaaatgaagaaaaaattattgagtGACTGCttgtttgataatgttttgagaagtattttcagttttgaaaaggtaaaaattgagaattaatTTGGTAGGGGCCACATAATATACAAGTGTTGCATGTGGGTccataaacaaaaatttgtttggtaaaattttgagaagtgtattttgaaaaccaaaaattgataaatatttttataaaagaaaataaaaattaaaatgttcattataatctttaaataaaaattaaaaattgataaacatCTAACTTCAAGCAAAATTGTTATTCtgtaaaatttcaaacaaaatttttatttagtaaaatCTCAAGAGACGTGATAAATTAACTATCCTAgtatttgaaaacaattttacaaatgGTTTTACAAAAACACAACCAATTAAACAGTCGGAATCTATTGTAATTAGGGTATAATcttaatttgattttgaaattaaattcatttctaCTTGTTCAATTCTTTTCTGTAACATATAAGTATGcacttatatatatttgcatgtaACTTTTCAGCCTCTTttatacaacaacaaaaaaaaaaaaaaaaaaaaaaaggatcaatatttttgtagttgcttaactcatgaaaaagaaacaaatgtaaaattaaaagggattTTAACATAATTCTTACAGTATTTTCTTCTAGGACATGTCgaacatcttcatgaaaccacaatctACTGCGCTGACCAGGTTCTTTgggtgattcttgtcgaacaatttctcttCCCATTTCTTGCAGCAAGTCATGCATCTCCAATAATCCATAGCGAGACAAAGTTATAAGACACTTGTCCTTTAGCTCTTCGATGCCACTATATGAGTGAAAACCACGACCATCGAGCATTTCTGTGACATATTCTACACTCCCTCCTTTGAAGAAACATGcgatgtcaaggaaaatatttttcgtgttttcatccaatccatcaaaacttattctaagtatttTTTGAATATCATGGTGAGGA from Corylus avellana chromosome ca6, CavTom2PMs-1.0 includes the following:
- the LOC132185487 gene encoding disease resistance protein RPV1-like, producing the protein MDDNLKSGDEISLALLKAIEESKISIIVFSKNYASSRWCLEELVKILECRKTKGQNVLPLFYNLNPSIIRNQTNTIGEALTKHKERNEAEFIKSIIEWVNSVLVKKTYFQVAKYPIGIDSRVQDMKRLLDIEKNDITCMAGIFGTGGIGKTTLTKAIYNSIASQFEGCCFLENIRETFSQMDGLMILQNKLLSNILGDSSPVVDNVDRGIILIQDRLRSLRVLLVLDDVDQLDQLEKLVGKDDWFGLGSRIIITTRNKRLLSAHGVYSTYQMNGLNHDEALKLFSWNAFKINDKPNDDFVELINDVVHYAGGLPLALTMIGSALKGGSVEYVTEMLDGRGFHSYSGIEELKDKCLITLSRYGLLEMHDLLQEMGREIVRQESPKEPGQRSRLWFHEDVRHVLEENTGTNEVEGILVNLPNRDPIHLSLKAFKKMKSLKMFINNNACFSGEPNFLSNELRVFDWLTYPGEYFPSNFCGKKLAILRMPFSRLKELKGVQNSQNLTILDFNGCEFLKEIHDVSRIPNLQKLDLACCGNLVKIDHSVGFLDKLVCLNLFCCSNLMDFPRSLKLRSLKSLCLWGCLSLKNFSKIECQMEYLEKINFTYMGAEELPSSIGCLVGLKELYLGGCTNLMDLSDEIYQLQHLECLSLRGCSKVVEFLKKVEDNGQSMPSIVYTKESEISSEDELHQLSSPTNTSDSDDGCSWITFSKLPELEHSNYAPLESNFLKTFACCSTLTILNLSKSDIVALPSCIRKFVGLKKLYMEDCKQLQQIQFLPPNVEEVHAMGCLSLEIFFEEPELVGKRTVFAALQLLSLRNSVQTESYYPISLRVLDLSSSSFLSLRVLDLSSSPIVTLPSCIRKFVGLFRLYLDDCKQLQDIRALPPYVWQDSVVMKFRLQQRLEIELMLDSAVVIVLMMDSAAVIIHYRYIHLISYNA